In Zunongwangia sp. HGR-M22, the sequence TAACTCTCCTTTTAACCAGGTATTTTCAGATTGCACCGCTGTCATTTCCTCTTGTATAGACTGCATTTCCTGCTTTAGCAATTCGTGCCTATGCAGCAATTTACTAATCCTATTCTCAAGATTATCAACTATTTCGGTGATATCACTCATAAAAGCCAAACTCGATACTAATCCTTACAAAGTTAACATACCGTTTTAAATTTGCAATGATTTTTTATTTCATTTTTCTTTTTTAAGCCTTGTAATTCCTAACATTCTAAATTATAGTGATTTAATTTTGCATGAAGTTTGATTACCTTTACGCGAGTAGAATTTAATGTATTTAGACGATTTATGAAGCAATTTTTTATTCTTTTTATTGGCTTATTTTCTTTGGCAACCTATGCGCAGGTTGATAACGTACCCCAAGATTATTTTGAAAAACCCCTCGATATCCCATTAATATTATCAGGAACTTTTGGTGAACTTCGTTCCAATCACTTTCATGCAGGATTAGATATTAAAACTCAGGGAAGACAGGGATTAGAGGTAAAATCTTCAGCAAAAGGATATGTTAGTCGAATTAAAATCCAGCATTATGGTTATGGGAAGGCACTTTACATTCAGCATCCCAATGGCTATACTACTGTATATGGGCATTTAAAGAAGCTTTCTCCAAAAATCGAAGCCTATCTTAAAGAAAGACAGTATAACAAAGAATCTTATGAAATCGAACTTTTTCCTGAACCTGCCGAATTGCCTGTTGAACAGGGAGAGTTAATTGCTTTTAGCGGAAATACCGGCGGAAGTGGTGGCCCACATGTTCATTTTGAGATTCGTGATGGTAGCCAACGACCAATGAATCCTGAAATGTTTGGAATTGATATTGAAGATAATCGAGATCCCATTGTAGATGGTCTTTTTGCATATCCAATAGGTGAAGGAGCACATGTGAATAATTCAGCAAATCGACAAAAATTGAGGTTGATCCCGCAAAATGATGGCTCTTACACTACAAATACACTAGAAGCTTGTGGAGAAATTGGTTTTGGTATTTCTACAGTAGACCAAAAAAGTCTTGCTCCAAACAAAAACGGAGTTTATAAAATTGAAGCAAGTCTTAATGGTTCTCCCGTTATTAATCTTGACTTTCAGCGCATTTCATTTGGAGAAAGTAGATATCTTAATTTTTTAATTGATTATGAATACTACTCGAATCACAGAAAAAGAGTTCAGAAGTTATTCAAAGAAAGTAATAATCCGCTTAGCATTTATAATGGTGTGGTGAATGAAGGAAAATTAGAAATTGAAGATGGATTAGATTATAATTATGTAGTTGAAGTTACCGATTTTAAAGGGAATTCTAAAACGATTAGAATTCCTATCAAAGGAAGTTTTGCTGGAGAAATCACCCCAAAAGATGACAAAACTACCGACTATTTTACCAATTACAACGAAACTTTTTCTATACAAGAAAACGGTATTGATATTTACATTCCTAAAAATGCATTGTACTATGACACATTTTTAGATATTAAATTTATGGGTGATACGGTAAAAGTACATCATGACGATGTGCCGCTGCACAAAAATATGACTATAGGTTTTGATGTTAGTGATATACCTGAAGCTGAAAAAGAAAAATTATTTATTGCAAGAATAAACAGCTATGGTAGGCCTAGCTATTCTACAACCTATAAAAAACCGACTCGCTTTACAACCGGCACCAGAACATTTGGCGAATATACATTGGTTGCAGATGTTACTCCACCATCCATCAGGCCAGTTAATTTTAGTGATGGCCAGTGGATTTCGAGTAATAGTACGCTAAAGGTAAAAATTAGTGACGACTTATCTGGTATCCAAGGATATAGGGCCACGGTAAACGGAAAGTTTATTTTGATGGAATATGAATATAAAAACAATACGCTAACTCACGATTTTTCTGACGGTGTGGTTACAGAAACAGAGAATAATTTTAAACTTATCGTCACTGATAATGTAGGTAATGTTAACATCTATGAAGCGAAGTTTTTCAGAAAAAATTGATCTTTAAATTAACAAAAAAAGCCTCGCAAATGGCGAGGCTTTTTATTTTATTAAAAAAATAAACTAAGATTCTATAAATTCTTTTAAGGTTTTCACCACGTAATCAATTTCTTCTTTGGTATTAAATTTTGAAAATGAAAAACGTATGGAAGGTGTTTTTAAATCTTCTTCACTTAAAAATGCATTTAAAACGTGCGAACCTTTGTCGCTTCCACTTTGGCAAGCACTTCCTTTAGAACAAGCGATACCCTTTAAATCTAGTTGAAATAGCAACATCAAAGCTTTTTCTTCGCTTACAGGAAGATTTACATTAATAAGTGTATATGTACTTTTATCTAAGTCCCCACTTTTCCCATTAAATTTCACTCCGGGAATTTCACTTTTAAGAGCGTCAATAAAATGAGATTTTAAGCTTGTGGTGTACGCTTTTTCTTCTTCTAAATTTTTATAAGCCAATTTAAAAGCTTCTTCTAAACCAACAATATTATGCAAACCTTCGGTCCCAGCGCGATAACCACGTTCTTGCTCTCCTCCAAAGATTAGTGGTTTTAAACCGCTATTTTTACGAATATAAGCGAAGCCAATTCCTTTAGGACCGTGAAATTTATGTGCACTAACTGCTGTAAAATCTACGGGAACTTCCTGTAGATCTATTTCGTAGTGTCCAATAGATTGTACAGTGTCTGAATGAAACAAGGCTTTATGTGCTTTACACATTTCAGCAACTTTCTTGATATCAAGTTTGTTTCCTACTTCGTTATTCACGTGCATTAAACTAACTAAGGTTTTCACTTCAGAAGAATTAAGGCGATTTTTTAAATCTTCAAGATCAATTTCACCTTCATTAGTTAGTTTTACATATTCAACTTCGACATCAAAACAATCTTGCAACTGATTCACACAGTATAAAACAGCATGATGCTCGATTTTCGAAGTTATTATTCTTTTTACACCAAGATCTCGAACAGCACTATTAAGTGCTAAATTATCAGCTTCAGTTCCTCCTGAAGTAAAAATAATTTCAGCAGCTGTAACGTTTAACTGTTTTGCGATGGTTTTACGAGCTTTCTCGATTAACGATTTAGCAGACCGACCAAAACTATGGGTAGATGAAGGGTTTCCATAATTTTGTTGCATCGCTTCGGTTATTTTCTCAATAACTTCGGGGCGCATTTGGGTCGTAGCGGCAGAGTCTAAATATACTTTTTCCATGGTGCGCAAAGGTAAGGCTATTTAAAATAAATTTAAAGAAGCTCCGTTGAAAATCTATAAAACTTCTATTTTTGCCCAAAATCTTCTTTATGAAAAAGACATTAGGATTGCTAAGCCTTATATTATTACTGTACTCTTGTGATGATGGCGATATTGTGGTTACCGATTTTGCTATTAAAAATGCTACCCTTAGCGTTTGCGGTTTAGAGCAAAAGGTAATTTATGCTACCAACAATGACGGCGTTTACGAAAGTCTTTCCCTTATTTTGGATGCTACTGGCGCTATAAACGATAGTGTTAGCAATCTTTTGATTACAGAAGTTAATGAAGATGGATATACTTTTAATTTAAACAGCAATAATAGACTTATATATAGAATATATGATGGTGCTATCTCTAACGATTATTTTTGCTCTAATGTTCCTCCCAGCCAGCCTAAAGTGCTGCAGGAATTTGTAAGCGGAGATGCGGGAACGGTGACCATTCGCGTTGCTTATAGCGATCTCTCTAATGATAATAATGATGCCGATACCGATGGCGACGGCGTACCAAATAATATGGAAGGCTATGATCCAAATTTATCAGATTCTGAAATGCAGGATACAGATGGCGATGGAATTCCCGATTATTTAGATATTGATGATGATGGTGATAATGTACCAACCAGGCTTGAAGTTGATCCCGAGGAAGGAAACTGG encodes:
- a CDS encoding M23 family metallopeptidase, which produces MKQFFILFIGLFSLATYAQVDNVPQDYFEKPLDIPLILSGTFGELRSNHFHAGLDIKTQGRQGLEVKSSAKGYVSRIKIQHYGYGKALYIQHPNGYTTVYGHLKKLSPKIEAYLKERQYNKESYEIELFPEPAELPVEQGELIAFSGNTGGSGGPHVHFEIRDGSQRPMNPEMFGIDIEDNRDPIVDGLFAYPIGEGAHVNNSANRQKLRLIPQNDGSYTTNTLEACGEIGFGISTVDQKSLAPNKNGVYKIEASLNGSPVINLDFQRISFGESRYLNFLIDYEYYSNHRKRVQKLFKESNNPLSIYNGVVNEGKLEIEDGLDYNYVVEVTDFKGNSKTIRIPIKGSFAGEITPKDDKTTDYFTNYNETFSIQENGIDIYIPKNALYYDTFLDIKFMGDTVKVHHDDVPLHKNMTIGFDVSDIPEAEKEKLFIARINSYGRPSYSTTYKKPTRFTTGTRTFGEYTLVADVTPPSIRPVNFSDGQWISSNSTLKVKISDDLSGIQGYRATVNGKFILMEYEYKNNTLTHDFSDGVVTETENNFKLIVTDNVGNVNIYEAKFFRKN
- a CDS encoding cysteine desulfurase family protein, whose protein sequence is MEKVYLDSAATTQMRPEVIEKITEAMQQNYGNPSSTHSFGRSAKSLIEKARKTIAKQLNVTAAEIIFTSGGTEADNLALNSAVRDLGVKRIITSKIEHHAVLYCVNQLQDCFDVEVEYVKLTNEGEIDLEDLKNRLNSSEVKTLVSLMHVNNEVGNKLDIKKVAEMCKAHKALFHSDTVQSIGHYEIDLQEVPVDFTAVSAHKFHGPKGIGFAYIRKNSGLKPLIFGGEQERGYRAGTEGLHNIVGLEEAFKLAYKNLEEEKAYTTSLKSHFIDALKSEIPGVKFNGKSGDLDKSTYTLINVNLPVSEEKALMLLFQLDLKGIACSKGSACQSGSDKGSHVLNAFLSEEDLKTPSIRFSFSKFNTKEEIDYVVKTLKEFIES